A stretch of DNA from Mycobacterium senriense:
CGATTCGCGGCCATGCCGTGGGCGATTACCCGGTGCTTACCGATTCCTCTCCATCAGCGGTAGCTAAGGCGCTTGCTGCCGGCCTCACCGACGTCGTTTCCCCGCACCCGCTCATCACCATGTTGGTCGCGCACCAACTCGACAACAACACAAAGGTACTGACCGATGTCTGATTTAACTGTCCTGCAAGCGATCCGCCTCAAGGGTCGGGTGCGTGAGCCGGATTTGATCGCCACCGTCGGTGAAGATCCTGCAGCGGTCGCATCGACTCTGGCGCAACTGATTTCAGAGGGTCTCGTCGTCGAGGGAAAGACTGTCCGGCTCAGTCCTGAGGGACGCGAGCGGCTTAACGCTCTTCTGGCTGAGGAGCGGTCGGGCGTCGACCAAGATGTACTGGCCGGCATCTACGACAGTTTCCGTGACGCCAACAACGAGTTCAAAGCTCTCATAACGGACTGGCAGATCAAGGACGGCCAACCGAACTCCCACGACGACCTCGACTACGACGCAGCTGTGATTGCTCGTCTCGATGACGTCCACCGAATGGTGCGGCCGGTCATCGATTCTGCTGCAACATATCTGAGTCGGCTGAAGGCGTACGCCGACAAACTCGAGTCGGCCTTGGCGAAGGTCAAAGCCGGCGATACCAGTTGGTTGGCCAGGCCGATCGCCGACTCCTACCACACCGTATGGTTCGAACTGCATCAGGAATTCATCGAGGCCTCGGGTCTCACCCGTGAGGATGAGGCACGCGCCGGGCACGCCAGCTAAACGCGTCGGGTAGTCGGCTCGGCCATCGATCACCGTTTGGCCCACGTCATCTCCGGCCGATCGAAAGAAGGGTGGGCATGCATCAAGTGCTCGAACCCTCGTTTAATCTAGAATAAAATCTGGCGCGAGAGGTGATGGCGTGAGCACTGTATTGACCGATGAAGAGACCCTGCTCGTCGAGACCGTGCGCGGGTTCATCGATCGGGAGGTCAAGCCGACAGTTCGCGAGGTCGAGCACGACAACGAGTACCCCGAGAAGTGGATCGAACAGATGAAACAGATCGGGATATACGGACTGGCGATCCCCGAAGAATACGGCGGCTCTCCGGTGTCGATGGCATGTTATGTGCTGGTGACGCAGGAATTGGCGCGCGGTTGGATGAGCCTGGCCGGGGCCATGGGTGGGCACACCGTGGTGGCCAAATTGCTGACACTGTTCGGGACCGAGGAGCAGAAGCGAGCCTATCTCCCGGCGATGGCATCCGGCGATATGCGTGCGACCATGGCGCTCACCGAGCCCGGCGGCGGATCAGATCTGCAGAGCATGACGACCACCGCGGTCCGTGACGGTGACGGCTTTGTGGTCACCGGTGCTAAGACCTGGATCTCCAACGCGCGCCGATCGGGTCTGATTGCTCTGCTGTGCAAGACCGATCCGAAGGCGACGCCGCGACACGCCGGCATCTCTATCCTATTGGTTGAACCCGGCCCGGGACTCACGATCTCGCGCGATCTGCCCAAGCTGGGCTACAAGGGCGTGGAGAGTTGCGAGCTGTCCTTCGACGGCTACCGCGTCGCCGAATCGGCGATCCTCGGTGGGGTGCCCGGCAAGGGGTTCACGCAGATGATGAAGGGCCTCGAGACCGGCCGGATCCAAGTCGCGTCCCGTGCGCTCGGTGTGGCCACGGCCGCCCTTGAGGACGCGCTCGCCTACTCCCAGCAGCGGGAGAGCTTCGGTCAGCCGATCTGGAAGCATCAAGCCATCGGCCATTATCTGGCCGACATGGCGACAAAGCTCACTGCCGCTCGGCAGCTCACTCTCTATGCGGCTGACCGTTATGACAGCGGCGAGCGCACCGACATGGAGGCCGGCATGGCCAAGCTCTTCGCATCGGAGACGGCAATGGAGATCGCGCTGAATGCCGTCCGGATTCATGGCGGTTACGGGTACTCGACCGAGTTCGACGTCGAGCGGTACTTCCGCGATGCGCCGCTGATGATTGTCGGCGAGGGAACCAACGAAATTCAGCGCAATGTCATTGCAGGTCAGCTTGTTTCGCGCGGCGGTATTTGACACTCGACCGGGTTTGGCGGTCGGCGTTCAGCTGGGCGGGGCATTACCTTTTGCGTAGGGCCCCGAGCAGGATGAGGACGCGAGCAGTGCGCGGGCGACGTCACGGGAATGGAAGAGCTTCCCGTGTCAATCAACGGTTTCGCACTATGCCTCCGCGGGACGAGTGTATATGATAATTTTAATATGGATAAAAAAATTCTGATACCCCAGTAACGGGAGGCTCTCGTGGCGGAAGCGGCCGGCGTTGTGGCGGCGTCTGCCCTGCATGCCGTTTCGCCTCCGGATGCGTCGTGGAGTTCGGTCAACCTGGCGGAGGCCGTCCCGGGTGTGATGACGCCGCTGTGCGCCAGCGTGTGGGTTCCGGCCAGCGAACTCGGACTGCGTGCCCCGTTCGTGGCCATGGGTGTGCTACCGGCCAATCAGGCGGCCATCCCAGAGCGCGACGAGCACCGGATCACTGGTGCCTTCTATGGCCGCATGGCCGTGCGGGTGGATTTCCTCTGCGCAATGGGTGATCTGATCCCTGGGCAGTCAGGCGAAGCGCTCTCCCGGGACTTCTTCGGCTTTGTTCCCGATGACTTCGTCAGCAGGCCGTCTATCCGGCGACTCCCGTGGATCGCCGTACGCTACCCCCGGACGCTGCTGCACATCGCGCGGCGAATCGAGCGGCTACGCATCGAAACTGACGCATGGTGGCGCAGCGCGATCGGCATGATCGATTCGCTGTCCGGCGAGCAGCTCCGATCGTTGATGGCAGAGGCGATCTTCCGCTTCGGGCAAACACTCGCCGTGCAGGCCGTGGTCAGCGCCTGCGCTATTCAGCCGTTGCACGAGCAACTGACCAACCTGGCCGACATGGCCGGTGTGGATGCCACTGAACTGTTGCGCGGCCACGGCTCTCACGAGGAGGCCCGGGTTTTGGCCGACCTGTGGCGCGTCTCGCGCGGCAGCCTCGAACTCTCGGACTTTCTGCTCTGGCACGGCTACCACTGTCCCGGGGAGGGCGAGCTGTCCAGCGTGACATGGCGGGAGAACCCTGAACCCGTGCGTAAGCTAATCGCGCAATACCGTGCGATGGACGATACGGCGGCGCCCGACAGCGATCCCGCTGCGCAGCGCCGCGCGGGCAAGCCAGCCGAGAGCCGCTTCTACGCGTCGTTCAGGGGTGCGCAACGATTCAAGTCTCGGCTGGTCCTGCGACTCGCCCGCCGATTTCTGCCGCTGCGCGGTGTCGGGAAAGTTTCATACCTGCAAAGCCTCGACGTGGTGCGTGCCTGTGCCCGTCGTCTCGGGGACCAGTTGGTCGCTGAAGGTGTCCTCGGCGATCGCGACGATGCATTTTATCTCACCGCAGACGAACTGTCCGCCAGCCTGCCGCCCGACGTCAAAACCATTGTGGCTCAGCGCCGCAAGCTTCGAGACGAGTACCGTCAGGTCGCGGTCCCGTCGTCATGGAAGGGTCAGCCGCAACCGGTCGTGCGGACCGGCGGAGAGGCCGAGGATGTGACCACCCTGGCCGGTGTAGGCGCATCCGGAGGCGTCGTCGAAGGTCGCGCGGTGGTGGTCGACGAACCCGCGGATGCCGAGATCAACGACGGTGACATCTTGATCGCGCGCACCACCGATCCGTCCTGGGTGTCGCTGATGTTTCTCGCCAGTGGGCTCGTCGTCGATATCGGCGGCATGATGAGCCACGCCGCGGTGGTCGCGCGCGAACTCGGCATCCCATGCGTCATGAACACCGCCCGCGGCACGTCCACTCTGCAGACCGGCGACCTGATCCGCATTGACGGTGCCGCCGGAACCGTTGAAATCCTGCAACGAATAGGAGTTACCACCTGATGACCGCTGCCGAACTCACCAAGACATGGGGGCCATTGGCCGAACCCATCCACGCCGACGCCGCCGGACCCACCGATCCGGTCTGGAAAGACAACGCCTACCTGTCCTTCTGGGACACCCATAACCAGGTGTTCGGCACATTCCATGTCTCCACATCACCCAACGGAACGGGCGCCCGGCGGGCCCGGTGCAGCGTGTCCGTGCAGGGCAAGATTCTGGAAATCATCGAAGATCTGCCACCGGGCAGCTTTGAGAGCGCGTCGATCAAATTCGGGCTCGACGGCCGGATCGCAGTGCGCCATGAGCGGTTACAGGCCGATTTGGTCAATGTTCCGCTGTTCGTCGCGGCCGACTATGCGGTGAGTGGGATTGTTCCCGAGTTGGTGCCCGGCAAGCCGCTGCAGCACTTCCAGCAGGCCTGCGAGATCAACGGCACTCTGGTGCTCGACGGCGTGGAGTCACCGGTGCAAGCGCAGGGAATGCGGGACCGCACCTGGGGTTTCCGTGACGAGTCCGCGCAGTGGATCGAGTATGCGGGTCTGGTCGCCGTCATCGGCGACACGTTCGTCACCGTCATGAAATTTCTGGGAGCAGACGGCTCGCTACGGTCGGATGGGTTCCTTATCGACGCGAATCGATCGGTCACGATCGTCGACGTCGCATTCGGGCGCGATGCTGCCGGGCAATTCCGGTTGGCCCGTCTGCGAGACGCGGAGGGTGGCAGCCGGCTGGTGACGGTGTCGTCGAGGCTGGCCGGATTCTTTGTGCCAATGGGCGCAGACTCCGAGGGCCCGTCTTTTGGAACCTATGACGACTTCATGTCGCTCGACAGCGAAAACAGTTCCGGTGCGGGATTTTTCGAGCAAGGCATCCTGCACCGAGTGTTCTGATCGAGTGTTCTACGGATAGCCATCGAGCACCCGCGCCGACCAGGACGACCGGCAACGGGGCCGAGGACGGGTCAGCGGTGCCCGGTGATCCACCCGACCGCGCCGGTCGGTGCGGGCAGATCGAGCAGGGACGCCAAGACCTGCGAGGCCGGATTGTTGAACGGCATTGGCGCATCCGGGGGCAGCAGGCCCAGCTCGATCATCTGCTTGCCGACGCGCAGCAGCAGGATCGCGCCCCGCAGCGCAGCCCACGCTTCGAACCAGTCGAGGTCGTGCATTGTGCGGCCGGTGAGCTGCTCGAAACGTGTTATCGCGGCACTACGGTCCGGAAAGCCCTCCAGGCGCGGCAGCCCGATCCCGGCCGAATAGACACGGTCGAAGAACAAGAAGTAGCCCAGGTCGACTTCGGGGCGCCCGAGGGTGGCCATTTCCCAGTCGAAGACACCGGTGACCTTCTGGTCGGGGCCGAACATGAGGTTTCCGAATCGGGCGTCGCCCCAGGAGACGACCAGCGGGTTGTCCTGTGTCGGTCGGGAGGCCGCCAGCAGCTCGAAGGCCTTATCGATGGTCGGGCTGAGTGTGTCGCCGGCGGCCCAGCTGTAGAAGCGTTGCCAGTACTGCAGTTCTTGCTCGATGACCGTGTCGCCCAGGTCGGCGTGCAGTAGCTCGGTCAGGCCGAGCGCCACCGGATCCGCCCGCTGGATGTCCGCGATAACCTTCAGAGCCTCGTCGAACATGGTCGCGCGCTGTTCGGCGGTCAGGTCGACCACCCAGCCCCCGGTCACAAAGGGCGGATCATCGCCAGGCACTTCGCCATACGCCCGCTCCAGCAATGCGAATGGTGAACCGAGAACGTCGCCGGTGGTCTCGTGGGCAAGGACCCGGGGAATCGGGGCGTCGGTGTGCGCCGACAGCAGTGACATCACCCTGAGTTCACGGCCCAGATCGTAGGTCTCGAACAATCCGCCGTCCTGAGGGGGGATGCGAACGACTAAACCCTCTTCCACCAGCTCACCGTGCTGCCGCCAGCTAGCCTCGAATAACACCGTCTCACTGGACATTCCACTCGCCGAGGGAATCATCACGTTCGACACCTTGACCGGCCCGGAGGCATCGAACACGGTCGGCAGCCAGGCGGCAAGGTGTTCACCGACGGCATCCGCGTCCAGTTTGTTCTTCAGCGCCACGATCACCCTCGATCTGATGTTGATCCGACAAAAAATTTAACTGCGATTAGAATATACCTCGAAGGTCGACCAAGGGCTTCAGTCGCGGGCGGCATTCAGACCGCGTACAGGGTGCCTCGCCACATGGCCACCAGAACGTCGACCGCGCTCTCCTCGTCGCGAAGGCTCGACTCGACACCCAGCCCCGCGATGTGCAGCACTCGTTCGGTGCCCCAGAACAGGGTTGCCGCAAGCATTCTGCTCGGTATCGGCGAGGTGATCATCCCGGCGGCGCGTTCGCGTTCGATCTCCGCCGCCCCGGCGGCGATGAATCGTTCGGCTATCGCCAGCCACAGATCGCGCAGTTCGGGCTCGGCATGCCAGTGATGGTTGGTCGCCTGGAACACCGGTCGGTGTCGATGCCAGGCGCGTGTCACGGCACGAATGCTGCGTTCCAGGGCAACCGTTGGCGAGTCCTCGGGGGATCGAGCAAGAAACGGCTGCACTGTCTGGAAGATGTCTTCCATCGCGCGCTCGAGTAAACCGCTGACGACGGAGAACTTGGAGGCGAAATAAAAGTAGAAGGTCGCCCTCGATACTTTCGCTTCGGTGAGAATCTGCGCCACGCTGATGTCCGTCAACGATTGGCGTGCGAGTAGGCGCGTGGTGGCGGCCAGGATGTTCTCGGCTGCTGAGACGCTGTCGGTGTCTGCGACTCTTCGTCGACCGAGCGTTCGCCTCGTCGTTTCGGTCATCGCCGCCACCTTACTCCCGATTTGCCCACCTCAGCGGTGTCGTATGACGATTTTAAGCTAATTTCAAATTAGGTATACACGCTGTATGGACATTGTGTTAGTGTGAGCCGGTCCACACCTGCGGGGAGCTGTCAGCGCCGTCACTGGCGCCCAGGGGTGTCTCTCGCTGTTGCACAGAATGCCGATGGATAGGCGGAAAGGTCAGATTCGGATGAGTTCGATGATCAGCGTCAGCGCGTGGCCGCTGGTAGGTCACGAGGGATGGCCACCCAATATCGTGCCGAGCCCGGGTGACTTCGAATGCAGCGCACCGGCGCAACTCGCCTTCTTCTTCATCGCCGGGGCCGCGGTGGTCATCTTCGCGCTCCCATGGGCCATCCGCGCGGCGATGCGAAATCGGAATTACACCCCACTGCTGGTGATCGGTAGCGGCCTGTTGTGCAGCCTGTGTGAGCCCATGCTCGACATGCTGGGCCATCTGCACTGGGCGAAGAACTTGGTGCCGGCGTTCACGAACTTCGGTATCACGGTGCCGGCCCTGATTCCGCTCTGCTACGTCGCGTTCCTCGGCCTCGAGTCCTACTTTTGCTACTTCGTGATCCGCAATGGCGCACACGCCCGGCACTTTGTCATGATGCTCGGATTGGGCATCTTCACCGATGCGTTGATGGAGACGATCGGCATCAACCTGGGCGTCTACACCTACTACGGCGTGCAGCCGTACAAGTTTCTGAACTTCCCTTATTGGTGGGGATTCATCAACGGTGCGTCGTTTGTCACCGTTGGCGCGATCTTGGCGTATGCGGTACCCCGATTGAAGGGCGCTCAGAAATTCTGGCTGCTGCTGGCGGCGCCGAGCGGCATGATGTTCAACTACTTCGGTGTCGGGTGGGTGCACATTCTGGCCAGCAACTCGACACTGCCTGTCGCAGTCCGCTGGGTGGCGACGACCATCATGATGGCGATGATGGTCGGCTGGATGTTCGTGCTTCATCATCTCGTCGGTCGGCCGAACGACCTGCCGGCGCCACACTGGACGCTGTGGCGGATCTTCGCCTACGGCAAGGTCACGCCCAGCCGTGCGATGCGCCAAGCCATGTGGCAGAAGATGTGCGAAGAAGGCGGTGTGCGAGCCGGCGACGGGATTGCCACCGACCCGGAAGATCCAACTCAGGCGCTGCTCGTCGGACCGACCTTGGTGTTCGCGAACGGCGCAAGCCGGGATCCCCGGCGCGACAGAACCGCCGTCTGATCATCGTCGTGGGTCGCCCAGGTCAATCCTGGGCGACCCACGACTGATCCGTGGGCACGCCTGACGCAACCCGGCTTCCTCAGCCGGTGATCGAAGGGAATGCTGCGATGACGCAGGGTGTGCAGCGAAACGATGGCCGCCTGCGGTGCGGTGTTCGTGCTCCTACTGTTTCCGGCGATCATTATGGTCGGTCTGCTGCCGCCGATTCTCCGATGCAGACCGCTGTCGAGGTGGCGCACTCCTGGTCCACAACCACCGGCCTGAAGCGGTTCGGTCGCATGTGATCACACGAATCTCAACAGTTTTCGGTGCCGTCAACACCTTGCTTTCAGAGACGAGTTCACTACTCGTGGTGCTCGCCGTCCAGAAGGTACTCGGTGGACGTCGTGCCGGCGCGTGGCAATCGATTAAGGTGGCGCCTTGTTTGCGGTGCGGGTTCCGTCGCTTTCGTCGCCTATCTCATGGAATGCGCTCTGCGCCAACGGATTTTGGCGGAATCTTAGAGGGGTCCTGCTGATTGTCCTATCGGTTTCGGTAGCTTTTCGACGTTTTCGTCAAGGCCAAGACCGCAGAAGCCGGCAAGGTGTTGCGTGGATTTAATCCAGATTATAATCTGGCGGCTGTGTCTCATCCCGTAACCGCTGAAAGCCGGTTACTCACTGGCAGCAACCCCTTCAATGTCGAACCCGAGATGGACCTGTTGCATACAGCGCCGGCTGATGCACCGGGCTGGAGCGAGACGATGTTCTTCCACGCATGGTCTCCCCGGGAGAAAGTCGGTGTATTCGTGCACACCGGCAGGTGGCCGAGCGACCTCGATCTGTGGTGGGCTCAGGTAATCGCGTTGCTGCCCAATGGTGAGTTGCTGGTCGATCGGTCGTGGGGGCGAGCAACAGACAATCGGGGTCCGGCGACGGGAAACCTCAAAGTCACGTGCACTACTCCGTTGCGCAGCTGGCGCTTGCACTTTGACGGGGCTGGGGCTATCTGTGACCTCAGCGCAATGGCGGCAGGCCCGGTGGGCGCCGGACCGGCGCGCCGGTTGTCTTTCGACCTGGAATTAGAAGCCGCCGCCCCGGTGTGGGACCTGCACGGGGCGCTGGGGATCGACCGCCTGAGCTGGGCCTCCTTCCACCACAACCAGGGATTCCGAACGAAGGGCTCGCTGACCGCGGGCTCGCAGCGTTGGGACATCGACGGCGTCGCAATTCGGGACCATTCCAGCGGGCCACGGGACGTCGGGCAGCTGGGTGGGCTGCACTTCCTCTTGTTGGTGTTTCCCGAGAGTGGTCGCGTGCTCAACGGCCTGGTGAACTGGCGTCAGGACGGCAGGGTCGACCATCGCACCTTCTGCACTCAGCAGGCCGGTGTCTGTGAGGTGGGGACCGATGTCCGAGTCACCGGTTTGCATTCGGTCGCGACTCACGAACCACGTTCGATGGACGTCACCCTGCAGCGGGCGGACCATTCCTCTGAGGTTTTGAAAGCCACGTGGCTGCATGGCTATTCGTTGACGTATCTACAGCCCAACGAGAACATCAATGGAGTCGACGTCGTTACCCAGCCCGACCCTCTCGTCGTCACGCAGAGCACGGTTCGTGTAGTGGCGCCTGACGGCGAAGTCGGTTACGGCGTCATCGAGCGTGACTACCGACCGTCTGCGCTTCCCTCAACTGAGGAGCGGTGAGGGTGTCGTTGAATCGGTCGGAATCCGCCCTAGACCTGTCCGAGGAAGAACTGGCCGCAAGTCCGGTTCATCATCCGGGCGCCAAGCGGCGATGGACCACCGCCAACGTCGATGAAGGCCTGCCCGGAACGATCACCCCGCTGACCTGGTCCATGTACTTCCCGCCCACCGAGTCCACCATGCGCGGTTGCTGGGTGGATCTCGGTGTGCTGCCGGAATCGCAGCGCCCGATCCCAGACGACGTCGACGGTCGCTTCCTCTCCGTGGCCTACGGCCATGCCATCGCCAACGTGGATCTCTTAGGCCAGATGGCGGCGCGTGTGCCGGGAGGCTCTGCGGCAACCATGGAAGCTCAGTTGTTCGGATCGGTCGAGCGCGATGGCGAACCGGAGCCCAGTGGACTACGCAAGATGCGCCGCTATCCGTTCGTCGCGGCGAAGTTTCCCCGCGCACTGCGTCGCGCGATGCGCGAGCTTGAACCGTGCGCGCAGAATACAGCCCGCTGGTGGCGGGCTACCGTCTTCGAATCCGAGGCGCTGGTGGGCGATTCGGCCGTGCAGGCACTGGCCGAGGCGCGCCGGCGGTTCGAGGAAATCCTGGTCACGCACATGGTGCTCTCGATGGCGTGTCAGGGCCTGATGGGCCGCGTCGAGGCGTTGGCCGTCAAGGCCGGGCTGGACGGCGTGCAGCATGAACTCATCAAGAGCGATGAGGGGACTGCCGAGTTCGACTTGGTCCGCGATCTGTGGAGCCTGTCGGCCGACACGATCACGCTCCAGGATTTCCTGCATCGGCACGGCTTCCACGGCCCCCGCGAGGGGCTGGTGGAATCGACGGTATGGCGGGAGAATCCCCAACCCGTCGCGGATCTGGCCGCCGCATACCGCTCCCGTCGCGGCGGTGAAGACATTGACGCCCTGGTGTTGCGACGGCGGAGCGAGCATGTGGCCGCAGTCCGCCGGCTGGAGCAGGCGCTCGGCCCGATCCGATCGATCCCGGCACGCGCGCTCATCCGATTCGCGGCGCACGCGCCGACGTGGCGCGAAACCGGGCGGGCCAGCATGTTGCAAGCCGTCGACGTCGCCCGCGCGGCATCACGCGTCGTCGGTCGGGATCTTGCCGAGGCGAGTGTGCTCGACGATCCCACGCACGTGATGTTCCTGACGATCGACGAGATCCTGCGTGGTGATCGTGGCGACTGGCCTGATCTTGTCCGTCAACGTCGATCCGACCACGTCACGTTCGACCGGATCGTTCTTCCGCACGTATGGCGTGGCGTGCCCGAGATTGCCGCCGCCGCTGCCGCGGCCACCGGGCCGGCACCCGAGCACCAGCCCGACGTCGTGGAAGGTCTGGGGGTGAGCGCCGGTTCCGCCGAAGGAGTCGTGCGCGTCGTTCGTGATCTCGATGACGCCGACATCGACGAGGGCTCCATCCTGGTGTGCCGCGCGACCGATCCCAGCTGGGCATCGCTGTTCGCGCTCGCCGAAGCGGTGGTCACCGATGTCGGCAGCGCGATGAGCCACGCCGCCATCGTCTGCCGGGAATTGGGGCTGCCCTGCGTCGCCGGCACCCGCACCGGCACCACAACGCTGCGCGACGGGATGCGGGTGCGGGTTGACGGTACGACTGGCCGCGTGGAAATCCTGAACGACGTATCGCGTGTCGACGCGCAGCCGTCTGGCTAGAGCGCCGTCTTTCGCTGAATTCGGCCTTGCCCGAAGATAATTGCGCGTCATCCCAGAATCTGCGGTTTGGCTGCACTTGGACGGCGCCGTCCCGTCAGCGATGGGAACGGCGCCTCACATCAACGCGCTACCGGGAAGGGGTCGTTCTGACCGCTCGAATAGGGGTCGTCGTCTGCTGTCTTGCGTGAGCTCATCAAGTCTTTCAGCACGCCCGCTATGCGCTCACCTTTCTTCTGAAGGTGGAAATCCTTGAGCATGGTTCGCGCAGCGTTCTGGCCGGGCATGCCGCTGATACCGGCGACCGGGTGGGTGCCGGACCCGGTCAGGTAGAGACCGTCGATTGGCGTCTTGTAGCCGGCGAATCCGGCGACGGGCTTGTTCGGACCGAAGCGACTGATGGTCGGATCCACGTGGTAGACCGAGCCGTCGATTGCCCAGAACCGCTCTTCGATGTCGGGCAGCACCAAGGGACGCACGGCCACCTGCAGGTCTTCGACGCCTTTGTAATACTCGTCGGCGTCTTTGATGATGCTGTCGGTGATCTTCTTGCGGGCCACGTCCCAGCCGTCCTCGGGATACGACGGGGTGAGCCCGGTCCAGAACCACCAGAGGTCCTTGCCGGGAGGCGACATCGACGGATCGAAAGAGTTCGTCACCTGGGCCAGGCCCGGGATGGCCTCCGGCACCTTGCCCCGCACGCAGGCGCGGGCGGCCTCGACGGCTTGTTCGTACGTGTGGTAGCAGTTGCACGCCTGCCGCATATCGATACCGTCGCCGCGCCACTTTTCATGCTTGGACATGTCGATACGTCCGGACAGCGCGACATTGACTTTTGCGTCGGCGATACCACGTTTGCGGGTCGGGATGTGGTCGGCGGCGTTCTGCTTCTTCGGTTCCAGAACGCCCCGCGGGAGCAACCGCGTCAGCGTCGTCTTGGGACTGCATGCGGTGAGAACGGCACGCCGAGCGCGGATTTCAACTCCGCCCTTGACACGTACCCCGGTGCAGCGGTTGTTGGTGATGATCAGCTCTTCGACAGGGGAGCTGGTGATCACGTCACCATGGTTGTCCTTTATCACGCTGATCAGCGCTTTCGGCAGCGATCCGGTGCCGCCGTGGAACATGGCCACGCCGTACTTGCTCAGCACACCCAGGTAGATCAGCGACCAGCCAGACATATCAGCGTCGAACGGCATGAACGGGAGACTGCTCAGCATCGGTGCACGGATCATGTCGTGCTCGAAGCTCTCCTCGACCGCCTCCATTTGAGAGCTCGACATCCACCGACCGAGCGCTGCCAGCTGTTTCCGGTTCTTCAGCAGAGCGCGTGCCGATTTCATGATGTTCTTGATCTCCGGCTCACGGACGTTGGTCTGCATCATGGGCAGCCCGATTTCGACAGCCGCGTCGATCACCTCGTAGAGCTCGAGCAGCGCGCGGGCGTCCTTCTTCGAGAAGTACTCCAGTTCTGCGGCGGTCTTGCGGGGGTCGCGCCACAATCCCAGCGACGCGCCGTCAGCCGAAAGCTGAAAGTGTGCGGGGTCGATTACGGTCTGCCGCAGACCGTAATAACGCGACAGCCCAAGATCGCGGTCGATCGTCGTGGTGCGGAACAACGACGCCTGAATCGACGCCTCGTTGATCGTGTACTCAGGTGCTTCTGGGGCGAAGGAATTCGTCGACGTCATACCGC
This window harbors:
- a CDS encoding MarR family transcriptional regulator; its protein translation is MSDLTVLQAIRLKGRVREPDLIATVGEDPAAVASTLAQLISEGLVVEGKTVRLSPEGRERLNALLAEERSGVDQDVLAGIYDSFRDANNEFKALITDWQIKDGQPNSHDDLDYDAAVIARLDDVHRMVRPVIDSAATYLSRLKAYADKLESALAKVKAGDTSWLARPIADSYHTVWFELHQEFIEASGLTREDEARAGHAS
- a CDS encoding acyl-CoA dehydrogenase family protein, whose product is MSTVLTDEETLLVETVRGFIDREVKPTVREVEHDNEYPEKWIEQMKQIGIYGLAIPEEYGGSPVSMACYVLVTQELARGWMSLAGAMGGHTVVAKLLTLFGTEEQKRAYLPAMASGDMRATMALTEPGGGSDLQSMTTTAVRDGDGFVVTGAKTWISNARRSGLIALLCKTDPKATPRHAGISILLVEPGPGLTISRDLPKLGYKGVESCELSFDGYRVAESAILGGVPGKGFTQMMKGLETGRIQVASRALGVATAALEDALAYSQQRESFGQPIWKHQAIGHYLADMATKLTAARQLTLYAADRYDSGERTDMEAGMAKLFASETAMEIALNAVRIHGGYGYSTEFDVERYFRDAPLMIVGEGTNEIQRNVIAGQLVSRGGI
- a CDS encoding PEP-utilizing enzyme, which translates into the protein MTPLCASVWVPASELGLRAPFVAMGVLPANQAAIPERDEHRITGAFYGRMAVRVDFLCAMGDLIPGQSGEALSRDFFGFVPDDFVSRPSIRRLPWIAVRYPRTLLHIARRIERLRIETDAWWRSAIGMIDSLSGEQLRSLMAEAIFRFGQTLAVQAVVSACAIQPLHEQLTNLADMAGVDATELLRGHGSHEEARVLADLWRVSRGSLELSDFLLWHGYHCPGEGELSSVTWRENPEPVRKLIAQYRAMDDTAAPDSDPAAQRRAGKPAESRFYASFRGAQRFKSRLVLRLARRFLPLRGVGKVSYLQSLDVVRACARRLGDQLVAEGVLGDRDDAFYLTADELSASLPPDVKTIVAQRRKLRDEYRQVAVPSSWKGQPQPVVRTGGEAEDVTTLAGVGASGGVVEGRAVVVDEPADAEINDGDILIARTTDPSWVSLMFLASGLVVDIGGMMSHAAVVARELGIPCVMNTARGTSTLQTGDLIRIDGAAGTVEILQRIGVTT
- a CDS encoding phosphotransferase family protein — protein: MALKNKLDADAVGEHLAAWLPTVFDASGPVKVSNVMIPSASGMSSETVLFEASWRQHGELVEEGLVVRIPPQDGGLFETYDLGRELRVMSLLSAHTDAPIPRVLAHETTGDVLGSPFALLERAYGEVPGDDPPFVTGGWVVDLTAEQRATMFDEALKVIADIQRADPVALGLTELLHADLGDTVIEQELQYWQRFYSWAAGDTLSPTIDKAFELLAASRPTQDNPLVVSWGDARFGNLMFGPDQKVTGVFDWEMATLGRPEVDLGYFLFFDRVYSAGIGLPRLEGFPDRSAAITRFEQLTGRTMHDLDWFEAWAALRGAILLLRVGKQMIELGLLPPDAPMPFNNPASQVLASLLDLPAPTGAVGWITGHR
- a CDS encoding TetR/AcrR family transcriptional regulator, producing the protein MTETTRRTLGRRRVADTDSVSAAENILAATTRLLARQSLTDISVAQILTEAKVSRATFYFYFASKFSVVSGLLERAMEDIFQTVQPFLARSPEDSPTVALERSIRAVTRAWHRHRPVFQATNHHWHAEPELRDLWLAIAERFIAAGAAEIERERAAGMITSPIPSRMLAATLFWGTERVLHIAGLGVESSLRDEESAVDVLVAMWRGTLYAV
- a CDS encoding PEP-utilizing enzyme, with translation MDLGVLPESQRPIPDDVDGRFLSVAYGHAIANVDLLGQMAARVPGGSAATMEAQLFGSVERDGEPEPSGLRKMRRYPFVAAKFPRALRRAMRELEPCAQNTARWWRATVFESEALVGDSAVQALAEARRRFEEILVTHMVLSMACQGLMGRVEALAVKAGLDGVQHELIKSDEGTAEFDLVRDLWSLSADTITLQDFLHRHGFHGPREGLVESTVWRENPQPVADLAAAYRSRRGGEDIDALVLRRRSEHVAAVRRLEQALGPIRSIPARALIRFAAHAPTWRETGRASMLQAVDVARAASRVVGRDLAEASVLDDPTHVMFLTIDEILRGDRGDWPDLVRQRRSDHVTFDRIVLPHVWRGVPEIAAAAAAATGPAPEHQPDVVEGLGVSAGSAEGVVRVVRDLDDADIDEGSILVCRATDPSWASLFALAEAVVTDVGSAMSHAAIVCRELGLPCVAGTRTGTTTLRDGMRVRVDGTTGRVEILNDVSRVDAQPSG